The DNA window CAAGAGCTGTTTAAACAAAGATCAAGTATCAGAGAAGAGCATGATGTCATATTGATTACACAAGTAGCATGATGTCATATTGATTACAGAAGTATACAGCATCTTCTGCATTCTTGGAATCAGCTTTCGATGTGTGTTGGTTCACTAGTCGTGGAGTCGACTTGCTGTTGCCGGTCTTCGCAATGGGAACGGGAGTTAACTTGCGTGTGAATATTGACAACTCAACATTAAAGTCTCCATAGTGACCAAGACTGCTGAAGACCACGACTGATATGCTTGTTAAGTTACAAAAAAAATGCTATATTCTTGCTAGGTataggaaaaagaagaagaaggatatataaaattttgacCGAGATGACCTGATGGAGTCATGATACGATTAGCTGACACACAAGGAAACATCACATCAAGCTATATATGTATGTGCACTTGCAGAGCTATACTAGTATATAACTAATATATAAGACCTCGAAAGCACACAGGTTCAATCACATCGGCTCAAGAGTGTTCTTTCCACCACCAACAAGCAAGCAATATCCAACAGGCAAAAGCAGAGCATCCTCCAACCAAATGGCACCAACCCAGTCCGAGGACAACAATCCTTCAGCAGAGTACAAGCTGAAGAAGTACCTTCTTCTACTGGCCACTCTGGTTGTGTCGGTGACATACGTTGCCGGCCTCAACCTGCCAGGAGGAGTCTGGCAGGACGACGACACAAAGGATGGTCACCGCGCCGGTGACCTAATCCTTTTGGACACCCACCATAGCCGATACCTCACCTTCTACTACTGCAACGCGACTGCGTTTGCGGCCTCGGTCGTggtctgcctcctcctcctcatcctgcaGGAGGGCAACAACGGAGTCTGTGAAACCGTGCTCCGGGTGGTCATGGTCCTCGATTTACTTGGACTCATGGGGGCCTAAGCTGCCGGAAGCTGCCGCGATGCATTCACAACCATATACTCCACACTGGTAATGTCTGTTGTCTTGGCCTACGCCGTGCTTACTTTCTCACTTTATATCATCTCCAAGCTAGAGAAATGTAAAGATGATAAGCAGCAGCAAAAGGAGGATCATGAGAAAGTAAAGGACAAGGTCGCAAGTAGTGAGGTCTTGATGCTACTTGCGACCTTTGTTGTTACCATCACATATGGGGGTGGGCTAAGCCCACCGGGTGGCTTCTGGAGCAACATCCAGGATGGCCTCCGTGTGAGCCTCCCAATTCTGCAGGACCACAGCTCCGCCCGCTACCAGGCGTTCTTTGTCTGCAACACAACTGCGTTTGTCGCCTCCCTTCTCATCATCATGCTGCTCCTCGACAAgaggctcaagaaggaactcTCTGTACGGTCTGTTGCGCTGTACGGGCTCATCGTCGTCGCGCTCTTTGGCCTCGTTGGGGCCTATGCTGCTGGGAGCTGCAGAGAGATTGACACTACTATCTATGTAGTCTCTCTGATTGGCGCAGTTCTTGCATACATCTTCCTCCAAGTGGCAATTACTAGAGCCGCTCAACGATGTCGTCAACCAAGCACAAGGGAAATCAATTGGTCGCCAAGAACACCCAATGCACCACATGGGCCACCTGGTAGCAGCAGGTATATATATCATATGACGACCACAAGCCTCTTCCCTAGATTCCTCTAAGCCAGCAAGTCAAGTTTTCTTTGCTTGCACGGCAGTCCAATAACATTTTTCGTGGCTGGAAGTCACACGAGCAATATAAAACAATAGGAACAAAAATAAATAAGTACCAAATCTCTCTAAATAGATCACCGAGAGATAGATaacattttccaaaaaaaaagaacTGATACTAGTTTCACATTTTTATAAATTAAAATAATTTACTTATAATTTTTTAGATATTAAACCAAAATTTTATTatgtttagaaaatagaaaaaacaaCTTTGAAACCAGCTAGGGGGTCAAATTTTGTCTCAACAGTTGGAGGGTATCTAGTACCTAGTCTTGTAGTTCAAGGTTGAAAATCGAATTGCTATGTAACTTAGTAGTTGAAGTTTGAAAAATGAACTTTACCCTTAACTAATTCTATCTATATACGTCTGAATTTACAGGGATAGAGGACAAGATGATGTAGGACTGGAAAAGGCTCATGATCTTGTTATTTTGCTTGCTTCCCTTGTTGCGAGCGTCACTTACCAAGCCGGACTAGATCCACCGGGCGGTCTGTGGTCAGACAACCGGGATGGCCACCATAAGGTTGGTGATCCGGTACTCCTCACAACACACCCTCAGCGGTACAAGGTGTTCTTCTACAGCAACTCAGCAGCATTTGTGGCATCCTTGGTTGTCATCCTTATGGTGAAGTGCAGATTCCTAGTTATGCGCCGCTCACTGGAGGCAGCCATGTTAGTGGATCTGTTTGGACTCATAGTTGCATATGCCGCAGGGTGCTGCAGGGATGTGAGCACCTCCATATATGTTGTTGCCTTGGCTGGTGCCGTCCTTGTCTACGTGGTGATTCATATCATCTTCTTCACACTAGACAAAGAGGACAAACATGGAAATGCTCATGAGTTGGACAGTAAACGGGAGGTGTTACTGCTCCTTGCAATCTTAGCTGCTACAATCACTTACCAAGCTGGGCTGACCCCGCCAGGCGGCTTCTGGTCAGCGGATGATGAGTTTGGTCACCGTGCAGGATTCCCGGTCCTTCTCGACAACTACCCTGGCCAGTACCGAGCCTTCTTCTACTGCAACGCGACGAGCTTCATGGTGTCCGTGGCCCTGATTGTCCTGCTAGTGAACCCAAACCTGTACATGCCAGGCATACGGTGCTATGCCTTCTTTGTGTGCATGGTGGTGGGCTTGTTTGGGTTAATGGGCGCATACGCTGCAGGAAGTTCCCGGCAACTGCGAACCTCTATCTATGTCTTGGTATTGTTTGCTCTGGTTTTCACTTGTGTAACCTCGTGGGTGGTCATTCTCTTGATTCGACGACTTATGGAACATCGTCATGATAAAGGAGATGGGCCATCTGTTGGCGGCGACGCAGGCATAGGTGGCACTGTTAATACTGATGCATCCCCTGAACAAGACAACGAcaaggagaagaaggaggaggagcagaaGAAGCTGCGTGAGTACTTGATGCTGCTAGGAGTCCTGGCTGCGAGTGTGGCATACCAATCTGGCCTGAAACCACCAGGTGGCCTCTGGCAAGACAACGATGGTCACTCTGCAAGCAACTCAATCCTCCACGACACTGACAAAAGTCGGTACCATGCTTTCTTCTATAGCAACTCCACTTCATTTATGGCGtccatcgtcgtcatcgtcctgCTGCTTCCATTGCATGAGGAGTTGCCGCTATGGTCACTGCGTATGGCCATTTTGCTAGATTTGGTTGGCCTCCTGGTTGCTTACGCAGCAGGCAGTACCAGAGACTGGGAGATGTCCAGGAATGTCATTGCTCTGGTAATTCCCTTGCTGATCTATATTGCATCCTATGCACTATACACCTGGTACCGACAAACAAAGTGCAGCGACAGCCGACAACCAGGGCCTGCCGACAGCGAGGTGACAAAAGTAAAGCATGGAGGCAATTCCAATGATGTGGAGAAGAACTTGTCGAGATGCAATTCTCTGTTCTGAGTTGTAATTTTGCCCACCTGCCGTTGCGCGTGTATTAAGATGTAGACTTGCTTATTCAGGCTATGTTGTTCCTTGTTTATGCATAATAATTAGTCCTCAACCTATGAATAATTCACACTAGCTGATCGAGTTATATATTGAATGACATATTTTCTCTGCGGCATAAATTATGTCATCGACAATGGTTTATTTGAGGAATTTTGGAGTGCATGGAAATAATGTATCCCTTCATTCAGAAAGATCTAATGGCGTCAAATAAGAAGGAACCAATTAATTAAGAGGGAACTTCGAGTCAGAATCTACTAGTGGCAATATGTCA is part of the Miscanthus floridulus cultivar M001 chromosome 9, ASM1932011v1, whole genome shotgun sequence genome and encodes:
- the LOC136482661 gene encoding uncharacterized protein; the protein is MSVVLAYAVLTFSLYIISKLEKCKDDKQQQKEDHEKVKDKVASSEVLMLLATFVVTITYGGGLSPPGGFWSNIQDGLRVSLPILQDHSSARYQAFFVCNTTAFVASLLIIMLLLDKRLKKELSVRSVALYGLIVVALFGLVGAYAAGSCREIDTTIYVVSLIGAVLAYIFLQVAITRAAQRCRQPSTREINWSPRTPNAPHGPPGSSRDRGQDDVGLEKAHDLVILLASLVASVTYQAGLDPPGGLWSDNRDGHHKVGDPVLLTTHPQRYKVFFYSNSAAFVASLVVILMVKCRFLVMRRSLEAAMLVDLFGLIVAYAAGCCRDVSTSIYVVALAGAVLVYVVIHIIFFTLDKEDKHGNAHELDSKREVLLLLAILAATITYQAGLTPPGGFWSADDEFGHRAGFPVLLDNYPGQYRAFFYCNATSFMVSVALIVLLVNPNLYMPGIRCYAFFVCMVVGLFGLMGAYAAGSSRQLRTSIYVLVLFALVFTCVTSWVVILLIRRLMEHRHDKGDGPSVGGDAGIGGTVNTDASPEQDNDKEKKEEEQKKLREYLMLLGVLAASVAYQSGLKPPGGLWQDNDGHSASNSILHDTDKSRYHAFFYSNSTSFMASIVVIVLLLPLHEELPLWSLRMAILLDLVGLLVAYAAGSTRDWEMSRNVIALVIPLLIYIASYALYTWYRQTKCSDSRQPGPADSEVTKVKHGGNSNDVEKNLSRCNSLF